The sequence CTGGATTCTTGTAGCTCATGTGTTCAGGCAATAATCCCTCTTCGATGGCCTTTCTGAACTTTTCTTTAGTTTCCTCTGTGAATTCTGCCAACTTTAGACCTGCCTCTAGAAGGCCATCGCTCATCATAACCCCAGCCCCACCACCATTGGTCACTATTGCAACTCTATCTCCCTTAGCTGGACTTTGCATCGCTAAGGCTTTCGCATAGTTAAAGAGCTGTCTCATGCTTTTAGCTGCAAGAACACCAGTTTGCTCGAAAGCTGCTTGATATATTTTGTAACTTCCCGCGAGAGAGCCCGTGTGAGAAGCAGCAGCCTTGGCTCCAGCCTCAGTCCTTCCGGCCTTAAGAATAATTACGGGCTTAACTTTTGTAGTCTCTTTAGCCGCATTGAAGAACTTTCTTCCATCTTTTACTCCCTCTATATAGGCCGTTATTACCTTGGTTTTTGGATCATCCTTTAAATACAGCATGAAATCACTCTCGTCTAAATCTGCCATGTTTCCCAGGCTTATGAACTTGCTCATTCCGACTTCATGCCTTGCAGCCCAGTCAAGTATGGCCGCCCCAAAAGCACCACTTTGGCTCATGAACGCTATTGGGCCAAATTTTGGCCTTGCCTGTCTTTCTGGAGGATTAAAATTACAATCAAACCCATTCTCTAAGTTAGTAACGCCAAGACAATTAGGACCAACAACACGTATCCCCCATTTTCTAGCCCTCTTTACTAGCTCTTCCTCAAGATCTGCCCTTCCTGCCTCCTTAAATCCAGCTGAGATAACAACAACCCCTTTAACCCCTTTTTCTCCACACTCGTCAATTACATCAGGAACGAACTTTGCTGGAACGGCTATTACAGCCACATCGACTTCATCTGGAATTTCCTTTATGCTCTTATACGCTTTGAGCCCCATGACTTCGGTTTCTTTAACATTAACTGGATAAATCTTACCCTTAAAACGAAGCGTCATAGAGTGCATTATAGCATTTCCGACTTTCCCAAGGGTGTTTGAGGCGCCAATAATTGCCACACTCTTTGGATAAAACAGTTCATCAAGATCGATTTTTGTTTTCAACTTTATCACCTCTTGGATATTTTATCCAACACTATCAGTTTTACATTTATAAAGATTATGTCCTTTCGATCTTATCAACGCCATAAGAATTAAAGTACCCTTCAAAGTAGTTGAAGCGAAAACAGATGGGTCTCTCTCAGTAGAGTGTCACAACTTTGGTGATTTCTCCTCTCTTGAAAAGTTTGAAGAACCTGTTTTAAGCCTTTCTGTTCTTGTTTGAGCTTAAAGAAACCTTTTTAGTGATTTTTACCACTTCAGTTGAGATGCGAAATTATTCACCAGAACTGGGAACCATTGTTTAACTTTTCAAAAAGGATGTAAATAACAAAAAAATTTGCTTAGCTAGTCCTTCCCTTGTTGCTTTACCGGATAAGGCATGAATTCTACAGTTCCCCTTTGCTTTACAGGTTGTTTGTAGAGCTCCATTAAGGCATAGACTTCCTCCGGAACGTCTGTTTCAACGTGAAGACCGAGTTCCTTTGCGTGCTCAACAGTTATTGGGTAGTCGTGAGTCCATCTTCCCTCGGTTAGTATTTGAGCCAGTTCTCTGGCTTTCTCTTCACCGTATTTGTCCTTCAAGAGATTGTACACGAACTCCTGAACTTGATTTATTGCCTTCTTTGCCACATCAGCAAGTATGAGGGTTTGGTCATCAACTTTCTCTGCACCTTTTTGTTCAACTGCCCTTATTATGCTCGGAGCCGGATACTGGCCGAGCTGAGGATCAACCGGTCCCAAAACCGCATGAGGATCCATTATGATCTTGTCAGCAGCTAATGCTATTAAGGTCCCACCACTCATTGCGTAGTGCGGCACTATCACCCTTGTTTCTGCGGGATGATCCTTCAAAGCCTTTGCTATTTGCGTTGCCGCCAAAACCAATCCTCCCGGCGTGTGAATGATCAGGTCAATTGGCTTATCCTTTGGAGCCATCCTTATAGCTCTTAATATCTCTTCGCTGTCCTCAATGCTTATAAACTTGTACACGGGAATCCCAAAGAAACCTATGCTCTCCTGCCTGTGGATCATTGTTATTACTGTGGAGTTTCTCTTTCTTGCCAATCTTTCCAGCAATTTTGCCCTAGCAATCTGCAATTGGCGATATTGAATCTGAGGCCCCATGAGTAGGTAGAAGAACAGTATCCACCATATCAATGAGCCTATGAATCCACTCAGCGGATCCATGAGTTCACCCCCTGAATATTCCTACAGAATTATTGTAACTTAATATTTTTAAAACTTTTGGTAAATAAAATTGAGATCCCATAAATTGCAAATGTATTGTGAAAGAATAGAAGAAAAGTCACTTAACAACTTGAGTGCCAGTTTTTCCTTCTAAGGCTTCAACGGCCTTGTCTAAAGCGGCAATTACCGCTCTCTCTCCACCCCATTCGATGAACCTTATGGCGGCAAGAACCTTTGGCCCCATGCTGCCCTTCTTGAAGTGCCCTTCCTCATAATATTTCCTGAGCTCATCAACAGTAACTTTTCCAAGCCACTGCTCGTTCGGCTTGCCGTAGTTAATGGCAGCGCCGTTGACATCGGTGAGTATCATAAAGATGTCAGCATTAACCTCTTCGGCAAGTTTCTCTCCAGCCAAATCTTTGTCAATAACCGCCTCAACGCCCTTAAATTCCCCGTTTTCCTCAATAACAGGAATTCCTCCCCCACCAGAGGCTATTACTATGAAGCCCTTCTCAACGAGGTCTTGGATTATTGGAGCTTCAACATGCCCAATCGGATCCGGTGAAGGAACGACTCTCCTCCATCCTCTCCCAGAGTCCTCTATGACAACCCAGCCCTTCTCTCTGGCAAGCTTTTTGGCAGTCTCTTCGTCATAAAATGGTCCCACAGGCTTTGAGGGATTCTGAAATGCCGGGTCGTTCTTGTCAACAATCGTTTGGGTAACTATCGTTGCCACCGGCTTGTTTATGCCCCGCTTCCTAAGCTCGTTAATTACCGCCTGCTGTATCATGTAACCAATCTGCCCCTGACTCATTGCACCGCAAACGTCCATAGGCTGAGCGGGGATGCCATACATATGCTCTCCAGCATCCTGTTGGAGGAGAATAGCTCCAACTTGAGGACCATTGCCGTGGGTTATTACAACCTCATAATCGTTGTCAAGGATTATATCAACGATTTGCTTTGCAGTTTTTTTCACATTCTCCATTTGCTCTTCATAAGTCCCCTTTTGTCCTCTCTGCAGAATAGCATTCCCGCCCAAAGCTATAACAACCCTCTTCCTCATGTTACTCCCTCCAGCAACTGGTGTATAAACTTAGACCTCAGCGAATTAAAAGGGTTTCTTAGTCATAAAATAGTTCTTTTAGAAAAAACTTCGAAAAATAAGTGAAAGAGCTTGCAAATTTAAAGATTTCCAAGAGCTATCTTTGCTGTTTTGATTAGAGGTACCACTCGCTAAACCTTCCAATGCCGAGGCTTTCAAGGGTTTTCATAACGCCGAGGGCTATTCCTTCTACCTCTATGCCTCCCTCTCCCTTGTTTGCATCCCCAGCTATGTAGACGTTTTCGAGTGGGAAGTCAAGATGGGTTCCAGAGGCTACTCTGTTAACGGGATTTCCGTCTAGGTAAGTTTGAACCATTAGAACCTCTCCCTCTTTGTCAAGCTCCGGGAAGAGATAATAAAGATCCTCAAGGCCAAGTTTTTGCTCTTTCTTTACATCTTTGCTCCTTAAAGCCTGGTGCGTCATGATGAGGTTGTAACCTTCTCTTGCAAGCTCCGGCGTTAATGCGGAAGGCTCGTTGTAGCCGTTTATCCTTTGAGTATCTAGGGTAAAGACAACGGTGTTGCCTATTCTAGGCTCTCCCTTTAAGGCTATGTTAATTTTAATTCCTTCAGCAGGCTTTAGGGCATCAACTTTTTTCAAGTACTCCCTGTCAAATTTGTCCCGTCCAAAAAGCTCCACTGTTTCCTTTATTCCGATATTTGAGATGAGCACATCGTAGGGGTATTCTTCACCGTCTGCCGTTATTACCTTGTTTTCATCGATTTCAACAGCTCTCTTTCTGGTTATTATATTTCCTCCATTCTCTCTTACAATTCTCGCAAGCTCTTCTGTTACGGCTTTGCATCCGCCCTTTATTAGCCCCGGACCTCCCCACTTCAAAGTTGCCTTTATTTCCTTAGCCAGCTCTATTGCCGGAACTTCTTCTGGAGACAAGCTGACCGCCCAGCCAAGAAAGCTCTTTATGAAAAGATAAACGAACTCGTTATCTCCAATCTTCTCCTGAAGCTACTCCCACGAGCTCATTTTTGCATCTTCGCCACTTGGAAGTCTATTGGCTTTTATCTCTGCAAGGAGCTTCATCGCTTTGGCCTTCTCTTTGAGGGAAAGATACTTCCATCCCTCTCTGTAGTGGTAAATGTTTCCCTCCAGAAAGAACTTGCCCCTTGGGTTTGAGTTTACTATTTCCACGTTGGCATTCAAAAGCTTTAATAGACGGGCTAAGGGACCATTTTCTCCATGAGGAACCATGTGAAGGGCACCAGTGGACAATTGAAAGCCCTTGTAGTTTAAGTTTGTGAACCTACCCCCAACAAAAGGAGCTTTTTCCAGAATTGTTACTTCATGACCTGCCTTGGCTAAAAAAGCGCTTGTCAAAAGTCCTCCAAGCCCGGCCCCAATTGTGACCACTCTCATTTTATCACCTCTTTGGGTTCCCGAAAGGATCTATCAGGCCAGCCCTTATTAAGGAAGAGCTTATTTTATCCCCAAGCTTGCTTTTAATTAGCTTTATGGTAACAATGTCAAGAGGTTTTAGACCTTTTTCCTTTCTCGCTCTGTTCACCAAGAGGGCACCTTTATATGTTTCCTCACTAACAACTATTGCATCTAAACTCTTTATTCTGTCTGCAAAGCCTATTGCAGTGTGTATTTTTATTATTCGATAGTTTTTGTACCCGTTTATCTCAAAAAACTTTAGCAAATCCCTCAGCCTAATTTCATACGGAAGGATTCTCTCAGCGTAGGGTTTAGTTTTTATCATTTCATCGGAAGTCAGACCAATGTAGACGTACTTGCCCACCTCAAAAGCCTTTCTAAGCAAGGCTTTGTGACCTAAATGAAGCCTATCAAAGGTTCCACCAACCACAACCTTTCTGTACTTCCTCATCGTTATCCCTCTTTATCAATGAACCAATAAATTTTTGTATTGCTATTTGAAAAAGTTTTGGAGGTGATCCAATGGACTTTTTCTTTTATCCTTCATCGGTAGCGGTATTTGGCTCCTTCAAGAAGGGTGCAATAGCTTACGAGATACTGAAGAATATAGTTGAAGGGGGCTTTAAGGGCGAGATTATTCCAGTGAATCCCAAAGGAGGAGAAGTCGAAGTAGCTGGGAGAAAACTTAGAATTGCAGAAAAGCTTGAAAAAGGTGTTGACGTTGCTATAATAGCGATTCCCGCAAAGCTCGTCCCTTCTCTAATTGAGGAAATTGAGGAAAAGGTTAAGGGAGCAGTGGTTATAAGTGCTGGATTTAGTGAGATAGGCAACGTTGAGCTTGAGAGAGAACTCGTTGAAAAGGCTCGAGAGAAGGGAGTAAGAATCATTGGGCCCAACTGTGCCGGAATTTTTGGAGTTCATGCAGAGTTCTTTGGCTCGTTTGAAGTCAGGGTCAAGAAGGGGGGCTTAGCCTTAATCTCCCAAAGCGGAGCCTTCGGCGGTGCAGCCTTGGCTATGGGGAATGAGGAAGGCATAGGATTTTCCGCCTTCGTTTCTTACGGCAATGCGGCCGATTTAACGGAAAGCGACTTCTTGAGGTACTTTGCCGACGATGAGAACACCAAAGTGATAGCCCTCTACATTGAAGGGGTAAAAGATGGGAAGAAGTTTGTTGAAGCTTTAAAATACGCCACTTCCAAAAAGCCCGTGATAATTCTCAAGGCCGGAAAAAGTAAAAGCGGCAGCAAAGCAGCCCAAAGCCATACCGGAAGCTTAGCAGGAAGTTATGAAATTTACAAAGGTGTTTTTATGCAGTTTGGGGCAATAGAAGTTGAAGAGATGGAGGAGCTCTTTGATGCGGCAAAAATCTTTGAGATGTACGAGAGCTGAGGGGAGAGAATAGCCATAATAACAAATTCCGGTGGCCCTGGAGTTTTAGCTACCGACAAAGCCGAAAAGCTGGGACTAGAGATTGCAAAGCTTGAAGAAAAAACCGTAGAGGAGCTCAAAAAATTCCTGCCTCCACAGTGCTCAACAAAAAATCCAATTGACCTGATAGCAGATGCAGACTACGAGAGGTACAAAAGAGCTATAGAAGTTGTTTCCAGGGATAAAAACATTGATGCACTGCTAGTTATTTGCGTTCCGCCGATATTCATACCGAGTGAAGAGATAGCAAAGGCAGTCATAGATGCCAAGTGCGACAAGCCAGTTGTGGTCAATTTTATGGCCGGAGAACTTGTAAAAGAGGGTGTGAAGCTTTTAAATACCTGCGGTATCAAAAACTTCCCGACACCGGAGAGAGCAGCCAAAGCCCTCTACTGGCTTAGTTTGAGAAAGGCTTTTAAAACGAAGTAGAAAAAGACACATAGGGGTGAGAACGATGCATCACTTGATTTATCCAATGAGAACATACCTGATAGTCTCAGGACAGGGAGAGGAAACAAACGTTATGGCAGCTGACTGGGTAACAGTCCTTTCTCACAAGCCGCCTCTGGTGGGAGTGGCAGTTTCTCCAAAAAGATACACTCACCGGCTGATCTCAAAATACAAGGAGTTTGTTATCAGCGTTCCGGGCTTGGAAATGCTCAGAGACGTCTGGATTGCGGGAACAAAGAGAGGACCCTCAAAGCTTAAGGAGATGAACATAACCCTCGTCGACTCCACAAAAATAGCTACGCCGAGCATAAAAGAGGCATTAGCAAACATAGAATGCAAAGTGGTTGATGCCAGGGATTATGGAGACCACACATGGTTCGTTGGCGAAGTTGTTGGTTATACCTACAAAGAGGAAGCATTCAAGAACGGAAAGCCAGATGTTATGAGCGCAAACTTCCTCGCACATGCAGCATGGACTGACTTCGTTACCTTCGAGAAGAAGATTTACAAGTCAGAATAATTGCAAAATAGCACGTTATCATGTTTAAATTTTCTCTTTTTGGATTTTCTGCCCTCTGAAGGATTAATTTTGAGTTCAAGGCTCTAAGAATGCTCTGGAAGTCTTTAGTAACTGAAGGTTACTATTAAACAAAAGGTTACAAAAATTTTAAAAGTTTATAACGAAATTTTTTCGAAATTCTAAACAAAGACTTTTTAGGACTTCTTTGGTATCCTCTCCTCATGGAAATTTAACCATTTTTAGTTTAAGGCGTTTTTGTGAGCTTATTTTTGATTTAAGCTCCTATTTCGCCTCTGGAAGTCTCATGAACATTCTTGAGCATTGACAAAAAGGAGGAGTTTCAAGTGTGGTTGAGTTTCAAGGTTTCTCTCAAGGGCTCGAATTCGAGCTTTCTGAGGGGAGTTTTATTGACCCTTTGAAGAAAAGTTTATAAGATTCGGGCCTTCTAATTACTCTTTGAGGAGTTTAGAGGAAAAATCGCCCCTGTTCCAATAAGACTTTAAAAGAATTGAAAGACGGCGACGCAGTCTTTGAGTTCTTCGATGATTTTGATGTTCCAATAAGACTTTAAAAGAATTGAAAGTTTATTAAAGCGAGACCATTACCGAGCACACGGCCGACGTTCCAATAAGACTTTAAAAGAATTGAAAGACGAGAGCAGCAGGAGAGATTTAAGGTAGGGTTAGGGGTTCCAATAAGACTTTAAAAGAATTGAAAGATTACTGCAACTGCTACAAGTCCAATCCCCAGAGAAAGTTCCAATAAGACTTTAAAAGAATTGAAAGAAAATCCTCTCTTGTTCTTCTTTTGGCAATTTTAAGGTTCCAATAAGACTTTAAAAGAATTGAAAGGAATCACTTTTCACCCTTTCACCTTTCACCCTATCGGGTTCCAATAAGACTTTAAAAGAATTGAAAGTGATGAAGGAGAGTGGAGGTTCTTTGATGTTGACTATGTAAGTTCCAATAAGACTTTAAAAGAATTGAAAGTTACCAAAAGAGACAACAACTTTTACTACATTGAAATCCGTTCCAATAAGACTTTAAAAGAATTGAAAGTGTGAGTATCGACCAACTGCCCGTTCACGTAAGTACGGGTTCCAATAAGACTTTAAAAGAATTGAAAGATCAGGGTCTGGCTGGATGCCAAAGTCTATTGTAAGTGTTCCAATAAGACTTTAAAAGAATTGAAAGCTCAATGGTTCTTACATTCCTTACATGACCTTACATATGTTCCAATAAGACTTTAAAAGAATTGAAAGTT comes from Thermococcus litoralis DSM 5473 and encodes:
- a CDS encoding flavin reductase family protein, which codes for MHHLIYPMRTYLIVSGQGEETNVMAADWVTVLSHKPPLVGVAVSPKRYTHRLISKYKEFVISVPGLEMLRDVWIAGTKRGPSKLKEMNITLVDSTKIATPSIKEALANIECKVVDARDYGDHTWFVGEVVGYTYKEEAFKNGKPDVMSANFLAHAAWTDFVTFEKKIYKSE
- the arcC gene encoding carbamate kinase, with the protein product MRKRVVIALGGNAILQRGQKGTYEEQMENVKKTAKQIVDIILDNDYEVVITHGNGPQVGAILLQQDAGEHMYGIPAQPMDVCGAMSQGQIGYMIQQAVINELRKRGINKPVATIVTQTIVDKNDPAFQNPSKPVGPFYDEETAKKLAREKGWVVIEDSGRGWRRVVPSPDPIGHVEAPIIQDLVEKGFIVIASGGGGIPVIEENGEFKGVEAVIDKDLAGEKLAEEVNADIFMILTDVNGAAINYGKPNEQWLGKVTVDELRKYYEEGHFKKGSMGPKVLAAIRFIEWGGERAVIAALDKAVEALEGKTGTQVVK
- a CDS encoding SDH family Clp fold serine proteinase, which translates into the protein MDPLSGFIGSLIWWILFFYLLMGPQIQYRQLQIARAKLLERLARKRNSTVITMIHRQESIGFFGIPVYKFISIEDSEEILRAIRMAPKDKPIDLIIHTPGGLVLAATQIAKALKDHPAETRVIVPHYAMSGGTLIALAADKIIMDPHAVLGPVDPQLGQYPAPSIIRAVEQKGAEKVDDQTLILADVAKKAINQVQEFVYNLLKDKYGEEKARELAQILTEGRWTHDYPITVEHAKELGLHVETDVPEEVYALMELYKQPVKQRGTVEFMPYPVKQQGKD
- a CDS encoding acetate--CoA ligase family protein — encoded protein: MKTKIDLDELFYPKSVAIIGASNTLGKVGNAIMHSMTLRFKGKIYPVNVKETEVMGLKAYKSIKEIPDEVDVAVIAVPAKFVPDVIDECGEKGVKGVVVISAGFKEAGRADLEEELVKRARKWGIRVVGPNCLGVTNLENGFDCNFNPPERQARPKFGPIAFMSQSGAFGAAILDWAARHEVGMSKFISLGNMADLDESDFMLYLKDDPKTKVITAYIEGVKDGRKFFNAAKETTKVKPVIILKAGRTEAGAKAAASHTGSLAGSYKIYQAAFEQTGVLAAKSMRQLFNYAKALAMQSPAKGDRVAIVTNGGGAGVMMSDGLLEAGLKLAEFTEETKEKFRKAIEEGLLPEHMSYKNPVDVIGDAPSSRYETAIRYVLEDPNVDIVVVIALFQSPALDERIVEVMERVKEYGKPIVFVAPGGEYPERMARKIEQKGIPVFETVEDGVDAVYALIKYGRHIYGF
- the coaD gene encoding phosphopantetheine adenylyltransferase → MRKYRKVVVGGTFDRLHLGHKALLRKAFEVGKYVYIGLTSDEMIKTKPYAERILPYEIRLRDLLKFFEINGYKNYRIIKIHTAIGFADRIKSLDAIVVSEETYKGALLVNRARKEKGLKPLDIVTIKLIKSKLGDKISSSLIRAGLIDPFGNPKR